From Coffea arabica cultivar ET-39 chromosome 9c, Coffea Arabica ET-39 HiFi, whole genome shotgun sequence, one genomic window encodes:
- the LOC140014369 gene encoding trans-resveratrol di-O-methyltransferase-like: protein MDLARNIGDHTDELFQAQAHIWNHIFNFINSMSLKCAIQLDIPDVIHKHGRPMTLDQLIDALPIKNEKAPFVYRLMQILIHSGFFIEAKIPGNENDNQKGYLLTSASELLLKSNPFSVTPFLLAMLDPALTDPWHHLSQWFQNSYESPFYTCHGRSLYDFASHESQLNQFFNEAMASDARMVSSVVTKDCKHVFESLNSLVDVGGGTGTFAKAIADAFPRLKCTVLDLPHVVDGLESTKNLGYVGGNMFEAIPPADAVLMKWILIDWSDDECVQILKKCKEAIPSKEKGGKVIIVDTFCKSLQKGDDDHEAIETQLFYDMGAMVLVKGRQRNEKDWAKLFSEAGFCDYKITAVLGLRSIIEVYY from the exons atggaTTTGGCTAGAAATATTGGTGATCATACTGATGAGCTTTTTCAAGCACAAGCTCACATATGGAACCATATATTCAACTTCATAAATTCTATGTCCCTCAAATGTGCAATTCAATTAGACATTCCAGATGTTATTCACAAGCATGGCCGGCCGATGACCCTCGATCAATTGATCGATGCTCTTCCCATCAAGAATGAAAAAGCCCCATTCGTTTATCGTCTCATGCAGATTTTGATCCACTCAGGCTTCTTCATTGAAGCAAAGATTCCTGGAAATGAGAATGATAATCAAAAGGGTTATCTGCTCACTTCTGCTTCTGAACTTCTTTTAAAGAGCAACCCTTTTAGCGTGACGCCATTTTTACTGGCCATGCTCGATCCCGCCTTGACAGATCCATGGCACCATCTCAGCCAGTGGTTTCAGAACAGCTATGAAAGCCCATTTTATACTTGCCATGGGAGGTCACTTTATGATTTTGCGAGCCATGAGTCTCAGCTTAATCAATTCTTTAACGAAGCAATGGCTAGTGATGCCCGGATGGTTAGTAGCGTGGTGACCAAAGATTGTAAGCATGTTTTTGAGAGTTTGAATTCATTGGTAGATGTTGGAGGTGGAACTGGGACCTTTGCTAAGGCAATTGCTGATGCTTTCCCTCGCCTGAAATGCACTGTGCTTGATCTTCCTCATGTTGTTGATGGCTTGGAGAGTACTAAGAACTTGGGCTATGTTGGAGGTAACATGTTTGAAGCCATTCCTCCTGCAGATGCTGTTTTAATGAAG TGGATATTGATTGATTGGAGCGACGATGAGTGTGTACAAATACTAAAAAAATGTAAAGAAGCAATTCCTAGCAAGGAAAAAGGAGGCAAAGTGATAATTGTTGACACGTTCTGCAAAAGTCTGCAGAAAGGGGATGATGATCATGAGGCGATTGAGACCCAACTGTTCTATGATATGGGGGCGATGGTTCTAGTCAAAGGAAGGCAAAGAAATGAGAAAGATTGGGCGAAACTTTTCTCTGAGGCAGGCTTCTGTGACTATAAGATAACTGCAGTATTGGGCTTGAGATCTATCATTGAggtttattattaa